The Staphylococcus sp. NRL 16/872 DNA segment AAATGATCAAGGAGGTTCTATCTCAGCAAATAGCATAAAGCCAGCTAATCCTAATAATAGTATGAAATCAGAAAAACAAGTTGCTAAAGAACTAAATGAAAGCATTAATTTATCTGACTTTGAAAAAGAGTTAGATAACATTATTGAAGGAAATAATAATATGTAAGATTATTGGGAGTATAAAACTATTGAATAATTTTAATAACAATATCAAAGAATATCAAATCTCTCGACAATGTAGAGATGTATTTTTAAATGTTAATGAGATTGTGGCAAAGAAACAATATCAAATAATTGAATCTCAAGATTTACTATTAGCTTTTGTAATAACTAAAGATACAGGTGCTTCTTATGCGCTAGGTCACCATTCAATTACACAGAAAAAAATAAAAGATGAAATAAACTCAGCACAAATTGTCAAAGAACGTTATATAAATATTGAGAAAGAAAAAAATGATGAAACTGAAACTTCTTTTTGGGGAACTTCTAGAAAAAAAAAGAAGATAACTCAATTTATTATGGATAATCCAGTTCAATTTACAAAAGAAATTTCATCAGATCAATACATAAAGTATATGTCTGATTTCATTATTTCTCAAAAAGTTGTAGATATATTAGAATTTGCTGAAGAAATGAGATTCCAAAATAATCCTAGTGGTAAAATAGATACTTATTGGATGTTGATGGGCATTACTCAAGACGAAACAAATAATGCTTACCAAATCATTAATAAATTGATGCTTAAATATGATGAATTTTATAATACTCATCATGAGCTTCATGAAGTTTTTAATAATAGAAGAATGTATAGTACACGGCGTTTTTATGATGGTAGAAATAAAGAGGATCAATTACAAAAAGAATCTCAAAAAAATATGATAACTAATAAACTTAAAGATCCTAATTATTCATTACTTGAAGACATCTCGGTAGATATTACAGAAAAAGCGCGTAATAACGAGTTAATGCCAGTAGTAGGTCGAAAAAAAGAAATTCAGCATATAGAGATTGCTTTATCTAGAAAAAATAAAAATAATGTTGCATTAATTGGTCAAGGTGGCGTTGGGAAATCAGCTATTATTGATGGATTAGCATTAAAAATTGTACAAAGTGAAGTTTTATCTTTGAAGAATAAAAGAATTTTACAGTTTAACATTAATGATCTAATATCTGTCATAAAATCAGACTATAATCATGGTATTCAAAGATTTGTTGAAGAAATGAAAAGAGAAAAAAATGTTATTTTATTTATTGATGAAATTCATATGCTAGGTAAAATGAAAGGACTGACTGATATCTTAAAGCCAATTATGGCCAGAGGAGATTTTCGTATTATAGGCGCTACGACACCTAAAGAATGGAGTCAATTTTTATCTCAAGATACAGCTCTTGTTCGTAGGTTTGAAAAAATTTTTGTGAAAGAACCTTCAATAGAAGACGCAATAACGATAGTCAACAGTACAGCCCCATCCTATGAAAATTTTCATCGTGTCAATTATGATTTTAAAGCTATTGAGGCTGCAGTCAAAGCAGGTAAAAGATTTTTCCCGAAAGATCAATTACCTGATATAGCATTTACAATATTAGATAATGCAGCAGCGATAATTAGAATTGAAAATGATGAAAATATACCTATAGTTACTCGATATGAAAATGAAATGAATAAGTTGAAAAAGAAATTATATGAAATTAAAAAGATGGAGTTTAATGAGGTAGAAGAATTAAAAATTCGAGAACAAATACATCAGCTTGAAGTTGAATATACACAAGATAATGTAAATAATCAAAAAAATGAATATAAACTCACAGTCACTCCAAAATACGTAAAAAAAGCTATTGAACAAAAGCTAGACAGAGAAATTGATCAAGATAATTTAATTCAAGCTATAGATATCTCAGAATCAAAAATAGAAAATTTAAAGAAATTAAAAAATGCTCTTTCTTCTCAAATTATTGGACAAGATGAAGCCATTGAATTAATCTCAAATGCAATCATTAGAAAGAAATTGGGTTTTAAACAACCTGATTCTCCAATAGGTGTGTTTATGTTGTTAGGAACATCCGGTGTTGGTAAAACGGAAACAGCTAAAATATTAAATAAAGAACTATATAAAGATGAACAAAATATAATACGTTTTGATATGTCAGAATATCAAAAAGAGCATGAGGTTTCTAAACTTATCGGCCCTCCACCTGGTTATGTTGGTTTCGGACAATCTAATGATTTAGTAAAAACTGTAATTGAACATCCTAGTGCTGTCATACTCTTTGATGAGATAGAAAAAGCGCATCCTAAAATATTTGATATATTGTTACAAGTTTTTGATGATGGACGTTTAACGAATTCAGCTGATGAAACAGCAGATTTTAGTGAATGTATCATTTTTTTGACCTCTAATATTGGTGCTAGTGATATACGTAATAAGAAAGTCGTTGGATTAAACCAACAATATAAAGATGAAACTGATTTTTCAACTGTCAATGAAAATGTTAGAGAAGCACTTACAAAGAATTTCAGACCTGAATTTTTAAATCGTATTGATGAATTTATTACATTTAAACCACTTAAACAACAAGATATATTTAAAATTACTCAATTACTTATTGATAAAGAAATAGAGTTAATAGAAGAATTAGGTTATAAAATTATATTTTCAGAAAGTGCTGTCTCGTATATTGCGAAATCGTGTTTTGATCCTAAAAATGGTGCAAGACCTATAAAAAGGGGTATTTCAAAGTTACTAGAAGATCGGTTGTCAGAATTAATCATTAATGGTGACTTAAAACCTGGTAATATAATTAATGTTTCATCAGAAAATAATCAATTATTGATTACGTATCAATAATTTTGAAAAGATTTTGATGCAAGTTTGATATATATATAGTTGATTTGTTTATGCTTAACCTATTTCTAAGACATTTTTAACTTACAATTTTTAAGAATTGAATACAGAATTTTAAAAGATGGACACATAATGTACCTTTCAAAAGGTAAATTTAATTATGTACTTAACATCTTTAGTAATAACTAAATGTAAAATCTATTTTTATATTAAAGGAGAATTTAAATGAGCAGAAAAGATGATACTTTAGATTGTTTATTAAAAAAAGGTTATAAAGAAATTGATTTTTTAAAAGATGATGGTACATGGTGCTATTATAAAGTCTCTAATGGTTGGAAAGGACGCCATACTGTAAAGGTTAAAAGTGGATTTTTTGGTTGTGAAATTGAAGAAGTATAATCCTAAGTGGTTATAATTCGTACTTATTAGTAAAATAGTTATATACTTTTTACGGTTAGTGAATAAAATTTGCTAGCCGTTTTTTAGGTAGATATAAAAAGATACACTGCCATTAATGATTACTTTTTTATATTACTCATATAAATCAAATTTTAAATAAGTAGTGACAAACAATAATCTAGTAATTAAAATATAAACATTTGATATCATGAATTTAAAAAGTAAAATGTTATGCAATTGATATTAATTGTGTTAAATATAAGTACGCTCTAAATAAACAAAAATAGTCCTCTTATTAAAATAAGAGGACTATTTTTGTTTAAAATTATTCAAGACCATTCGCTTTCTAACATACTCATTTGCCATAAATTATAATATTCTCCATTTAATTTTCTAAAGTCTCTTTTTTCTCCTTCTTTTATAAATCCAATCTTTTTGTAACTTTTAATAGCTGATTTATTAAAGGCAAAAACACCTAATTCAATTCTGTGTAGTCCCAAATCTTCAAAAGCCTTTTTCAATAATTTCTTTATTATTTTAGGGCCTAATCCTTGGCCACGCATTTGCGGATCACCTACTAAAACTTTACTTAACGTGGCGGAACAATTTTTAAAATCTATATTATTTAAAGCAATATGACCTATAATTTTTTTTGAATTATTTTCTTCAATGATAACTTTATAAATTATTTTACTAGAATTTTCTTTATTTGTGTCTTTAATATATTCCTTTAATTGTTCTTCATCTAGGGGATAATTAAAATCTGTACCTGCCCATTTGACTAAAAGTTCAGGAGAGTTTATCCAGTTTATTAATAAATCAAAATCTTTCTCCTCAAAATATTCAAACTTAATCAATAAATTACTCCTTAAATAATAGGTTATTAACTATAAAAATTCAGTGAATGTTGCAATATAAACAACCACTACAATTTTTTGATACTTTCTTCATCAACTTTCTATCTTAAATTTTCGATTTTTTATAAAGCGTTTTGTATTATCTAAATAACTCTTTACAATTTACTGATTTTTAAGCTTTTGCTAATAGATTTATGCAACTTTAATATTATAAGTAAATCTATGCACTTCATCATTAAATTTAAATTCTGCCCAAATTTTATACATCCCTTTTTTAGGAAAATGAGCATAAAAGGTTGTAGAATCAGGTGATTCTGGGTGAACATGAATATAATCAGTTAATTGCTCATCAAATATAATCACATGTCCTAAAGCTCCTAAATAAGGTTGGGGAGTTAATTCTGTATTGAAAGTTAAAGGGACATGTTCATCTTCTTTAGCACTTATAGAATTTAAAGTTACATGAACTCCTTTGTTAACTTTTACCCAATTTTTATCAGAATTTAAAGATGTTGTAGAGGTTATTTTATCTCCAATTTGCAGTTCAATAGGATGAACGGAATACACATGGTTTTTTGGTGTAACATCAACAAAAGCCTGGTAAGTTCCTGGCTCTAATTGTTGGTTAATTATAAATAAACCTTCATGCTTTTTTTGAGGGTGTAGGTGGTAATATTTCTCCATGTCATTAGATACTAAAACGAAATGCATTTCTTTTTCATGCATAGTATCTAATAATGGGGCATTATTAAATTCATCTTCTAACGTAATTTCTATATTACCATCTCTATATACAACATTTGCTTTAATTTCGGGTTTGTTTGAATGATATTCATGATTATGATTCATATTTTTATCCTCCTTAATTTTTAATAAGGGCATATCATTAAACGATATGCCCAACTATTTAAATTATTTAATTACATCGTAACCTTGATCTTCAATAGCTTCTTTAAAGTCGTTGAAAGCTACTTGATTTTCATCAAATTCAACTTCCACATTCCCATTCGCCAAGCTTACTTCTGAAGATGTTACACCATCTAATCCATTTAATGCTTTTTCAATTGAATGCTTGCAATGGTCACAGCTCATACCTTCTACATTAATAACTTCGTTAGTCAATGTTGTCACCTCCTTTCAAGAAATATAAGATTCTTATAATTTCATACGTTTTAGACGTAAAGCGTTTGTGACAACACTTACAGAACTTAAAGCCATTGCTGCTCCCGCAACCCAAGGTGCTAGCAGACCAATTGCTGCTATAGGGATACCTGCAACATTGTAACCAAACGCCCAAAATAGATTTTGGCGAATATTACGAATTGTAGATTTACTTGCTTTTATTGCTTTTGGAATTAATAAAAGGTCTCCTCCTAAAATAGTTATATCAGCAGCTTCGATTGCAACTTCTGTACCTGTACCAATGGCAATACCAATATCTGCTTTAACTAGTGCTGGAGCATCATTGACACCATCTCCAACCATAGCTACTTTTTTACCTTCAGATTGAATTTCTGCTACTTTAGAAGCTTTTTCTTCTGGTAAAACCTCTGCAATAATCGTGTCTATACCAACTTGTTTTGCTATTGCTTGTGCGGTACGTTTGTTATCACCAGTTAACATAGCAACTTCAATACCTAATTCATGAAGTTTTTGAATAGCTTGTTGGGCAGTATCTTTAACTGTATCAGCTACAGCGACAACCCCTCTCAATTCGTTATCTACGCTTATAAGCATTGCAGTTTTTCCTTCTTTTTCAAATTGAGCGAGATTTGTTTCAGCTTCATTAGTTTGGATTCCTTTTTCACTCATTAGTTTTCGATTTCCGACAAAAAGTTCTTTACCATCAATTGTTGCATTTATACCGCGCCCTGGTATAGCTTCAAAATGGTCTACTTCTAAAAATTCTAATGATTTTTCTTTAGCATAACTTACGATAGCTTCAGCTAGTGGGTGTTCAGAACCTTTTTCTGCACTAGCTAACAATTGTAATGTTTGATCATCTCCACTAAAATCAGTGACTTCAGGTGTGCCATTTGTTATAGTGCCAGTTTTATCTAAAACAACTGTATTAATAGCGTGTGTACCTTCAATGTGTTCTCCACCTTTAAATAGAATGCCATTTTCAGCAGCTTTTCCGGTACCCACCATTATAGAAGTAGGCGTAGCTAAGCCTAACGCACAAGGACAAGCGATAACTAATACTGCTATTGCAGCAACTAAGGCTGGTTCAAATTGTCCCGGCTGAACTAATGAAATCCATATAATAAATGTGAAAATCGCGATACCTACAACGATAGGTACAAAATATCCAGAAATAATATCTGCTAGTCTTTGTATTGGCGCTTTAGAACCTTGCGCTTCTTCGACAACTTTAACAATGGAGGCAAGAGCTGTATCTTTACCAACTTTTGTTGCTTCAACAGTAATTGCTCCATTTTTATTCATTGTTGATCCTATAACATTATCATTTTGCATTTTTTCAACAGGAATAGATTCACCTGTCAACATTGACTCGTCAATTGAAGTCATACCTTTAATTATTTTGCCATCTACTGGTATTTTTTCTCCTGGTTTGATAACTAAATAGTCTCCTTCTTTTACCTCACTTAAAGGAACCATAGTCTCTTCACCGTTGCGTAATATACGTGCTTCTTTAGCTTGTAAATTCAACAATTTACTTAACGCATTTGTTGTTTGTGTTTTAGCACGTGCTTCTAAATACTTTCCGAAAAGAATTAAAGTAATTAATACAGCACTTGTTTCAAAATATAGGTGTGGCTCATAATTTGTATTAATTAACCACTTAATCGATTCATAAATACTATAAAAGAAGGCTGCGCTTGTACCTAAAGCGACAAGAACATCCATATTTGCTGACCCATTACGAAGGTTTTTATAAGCGCCTACATAAAATTGCCAACCAATAACAAATTGAACAGGCGTTGCTAATACAAATTGGAACCACGGGTTCATAAATATATGTGGTATTTGAATACCAAATAAATGAACGAACATTGTCATTAACAATGGAGCTGCTAAAACAGCTGAAACAACTAATTTAATTAACTGTCGTTTTAATTGTTTTTCTTTTTGGGAACTTTTTTCTGATGCTTCTTTTTTAGGTTGTGCCTCATACCCTAGGTTTTTAATACGTTGTTGAAATTCATCTACAGACGTCATATCAGGGTTGTATTCTACAGTAGCACTTTCTGTGGTTAAATTAACTGTAGCCTTATTTACACCTGAGATTCGATTTAAAACTTTTTCGATTTTATTCGAACAAGCTGCACACGTCATTCCCATTACATCGAGATCCACTTTTTCGGTTAAAACTCCATAACCTGTTTTTTGAATTGTATTTGCAATATCTTCTAATGATGTAACATTGGGGTTATATTCAATTGTAGCTTTCTCTGTAGAAGGATTTACATTAGCGTTAACTTCATCTAATTTATTTAGATTTTTTTCTACTTTATTCGAGCAAGCTGCACATGTCATGCCTGTGATACCTAATGAGGTTTTTTTAATATTTTCACTCAATTATTTCTTTCCTCCTATTTTGAAAATTGTTTTAATACAACCATCAATTCTTTGATACTTTCTTCTCCGTTGCCATTTTTAATACCTTCACTTACACAATTAGATATATGGTCTTCAGTTACTATAAAACCCACTTGTTTTAGGGCTGATTGTATTGCTGTTATTTGTACTAGTACATCTATACAATATCTATCTTCTGCTATCATTGATTGTAAACCGCGCATTTGTCCTTCTAATCTTTTGAGTCTATTGAGCAATGCGTCATTGTTTTTAACAGTAGTAGTGTTCAATTTCACCCCTCCTCATATACCCTAACGGGGTATCTCTTGTTGGAATCTATATTATACCCCTAGTAGGTATAAGTCAATACAAAAGTTTCATATAAAAAATTAATATTTATAGTTTGTTTTAAGAGGTACACTTGTATAAAATGTATGCTAAAACTTATATTAGGAGAGATATATTTGGATAAAAATATACAACTTGAGCTTTACACAAGACCTACATGCTCTGATTGCCAAGAATCAAAAAGGTATTTAAACTCTCAAGAGATTAGTTATAGTCATAAAGATGTAAGTCAAAATTTGGACTTAGAAGAAGAAATGAAAAAAATATCAGGCAACCGAATTGTTCCCTTATTTGTTTTTTATAAAAAAATTTTTTGGGGTAAAAAAAAGTTGTTTAAATATTACGTGGGATTTGAAAATAACAAAAAAGATATATTAAATATATTGGAATAATTAAATAAACAGCCATTATTAAAAAATAATGGCTGTTTATTTAATGATGATGTTGACTGTCTTCTTCTTTCACGATACAAAACAATTTTTCACTATGATTATTGTTAGAAGTTTCAGTCTGTATTGTGACATGTTGAATATTTTGATGATTGAGTTCATGTTCTATACGTTTAAGTAAAAACTCATTTTCAGTAATGGTCATTGTATCTTCTACAACAATATGACAAGATAACGCGTTTAATCCGCTAGTTACTGACCAAACATGAAAGTCATGAATATTTTTAACTTCTTTGAATTTTTTAATAGTTTTAATAATGTCTTTTGTATTTATATTGCTTGGTGCTCCCTCCATTAATACATGAAGACTTGATTTTGTTACATAAAAGCCGCTACGTAGTACTAAAATTGCTACAATCACACTTGCTAAAGGATCCGCCCACCCCCATCTAAAAAATATAATGAGAAGGGCTGCTATAACTGCACCTATAGATCCAAGCATGTCGCTTATTACATGCAAATATGCTCCACGCATATTTAAGTTTTCTTCTACATCGCTCCCGCGCAGCATTATCCAAGCCACAATAATATTAATAAACAAGCCTACCAAGGCGATAATTAACATGCCTGTAGAAGCTACCTCAGGGGGGTTTTTAAATCTCTCAATAGCTTCATAAAAAATATAGATAGCTATTAACATCAAAGTAATACCATTAAGTACAGCTGCTAGTATTTCAAACCTTTTGTAGCCAAAAGTTTTATTTGTATTAGCTTGCTTCGCTCCTAAAGTAAATGCAATTAAAGCAATACCTAAAGAAATAGAATCACTTAACATATGACCAGCATCTGAAATTAACGCAAGACTGTTAGTAAAGAAACCACCTAACCCTTCTACAATCATGTAACTTGTAATAATAATAAAACTAATTAATAAAGTCTTTTTGTTCGCGCCATGTGTATGATTATGATTGTGATCGTTTTCCATTTAATCCCTCCTCTTTTTAATGATGAAAAATATTTTCTATAATTTGAATTTTTGTTTTTATAACTATAGAGTTAAAAAATATAAAATTTCAATTAATGTTTTGTTACTCGAAGAAAATCATACTAACTTATGAATATATGAGCATATATTCATAAGTTAGTATGATTTTTATCCTTTGTCAATATAGAAATGCTTTGTATTTTGTATATTAAATAAAAACCCTACTTTGCTTTGGACAGTAGTGGGATTTTTGCATATGATAAACCACACTTCACTTGCTAAATATTAACTATATTATAATTAACAAGTGATAATTTCTTTTTAGAGAAAATAATGTATTCACGCCTTTAGGCGTGAATACATTATTTTTTTTGAATAGTTTAGAAAAGATAGATTGTTTTTGTTCATTTTTTTTTGATGCTTTTGGAGTAATGATATCTTCTTTTGAATCTATATTATCAGTTTCTATTTTTTTGGTATTACTTAATATATTTTGGCTATTTAAATTCAAAGATTGTTCTTGTTTTAATGCAATTGTTAAATCGTCAATTTGTCGATTCTTTTGTCGAATTTCTGATTCTAAATGCTCTATGTATTTATCGATATAACTGCTATATTGGTTATTTAATGATTCTGTTTTGTTTGTCGATTTTTCATCAAATTTTGTCGATTCTTTTGTCGTTTTTTTATTTAAAATTGTTTTTAGATAATCTATTGTATTATCATCTATTAATGATTTGTTACCTACTTTGTTTACCTTCAAATTTGAAGGTAAACTTTTTAAATGATAATGAATTGTTTGTTTAGAGACATCTAAAAGTTCAGAAACTTCCTTTACAGTTTTCATCAAATAACTGGGTCTCCTTTACTTTTTCATTTTTTGTAAAAACGCTTGACGTTCTTCTTCTGTATACGCAGATGTCTTAGATGTGGTTGGTTCATAAGTGTTATTTTTTAACCATTGTGGCGTCATTTCACGGCTTATATATTGTTTTGGTTTGCCTGTACTTATCATATTAGATTGTCGTTTCGAATGAATACGTTTCTCAGGTTCAAAAGAAAATTCTAACCATTCAATCTTTCGTCCTTTTTTAGCTTTAATTTTATTAATATTGAGATTTTTAAATAAAAAGCCTAATTCTTTAATTATTGGTTTAAATACATACTTATCAATTTCACTCATTCGATAACTTTTCGGAATATCTAAACGTTCTCTGAAATCATTAATTTGAATTTTGAAATATCCTGTATGTTTATATTGCTTTAGTAATCTAAACATATTTTTTGCATAAGTTGATTTTAGTTGTGTCATTTCCTGTAGTTCAAATTTAGTGAAATCAGCAGTAATTGAATTGAGTATATGCTTCAAATCATTATTAACACTAATAGACAGGTATTGTTTTTTTATATCAACTTTATAAGAAGTGAACAATACAAATTTTTCAAATGATTGCTCGTTACGTTCTGTATAAGTTAAATGCAACATTTTATCGTATACATGTTCTAAATCTTTTATAAAACGCGCTTGTGATCGTGAGTAATAATTACTAAGATGTTTTAATTCATCAAAAGGTATTTCTAGTTTACGTGTGTCTTGTTCTTTAAGTTTATTACACAATGTAAAAAACAAATCGACTTCTGTACTTGTAAATTTTCTTAAAGGTACTAAATTCATTTCGTTTCGGTACACAACAGTCTCTCCAGTCATGTTATAATCACTCCTACATATGTTTTTAGTTTTAGGATTAAAGGAAAAGACGTCTAAATTTCTTCCTTTAATCCTTTTTTGTAACAACATAGGGTAGTTTTATGATAAATCCACCCTATAAAATGAATTTAATATTACTATAACATAATATATAACGCAATCCCAAAACGATTAGGTATCTTTGTTACAAAATCTACCCTTTCCTGTTACAAAATCTACCCTTTCCTGTTACAAAACCTACCCTTTAGAGTTCTAAAACCTTACTGCGAGTAAGCTTCAACAACTCTCTAAAAAGGGTTTAAAAAGATTGGTTCTGTTGCAAAGTAAAAAATATAGCTAACCACTAATTTATCATGTCAGTGTTCGCTTAACTTGCTAGCATGATGCTAATTTCGTGGCATGGCGAAAATCCGTAGATCTGAAGAGACCTGCGGTTCTTTTTATATAGAGCGTAAATACATTCAATACCTTTTAAAGTATTCTTTGCTGTATTGATACTTTGATACTTTGTCTTTCTTACTTTAATATGACGGTGATCTTGCTCAATGAGGTTATTCAGATATTTCGATGTACGATGACAGTCAGGTTTAAGTTTAAAAGCTTTAATTACTTTAGCCATTGCTACCTTCGTTGAAGGTGCCTGATCTGTAATTACCTTTTGAGGTTTACCAAATTGTTTAATGAGACGTTTGATAAACGCATATGCTGAATGATTATCTCGTTGCTTACGCAACCAAATATCTAATGTATGTC contains these protein-coding regions:
- a CDS encoding ATP-dependent Clp protease ATP-binding subunit translates to MNNFNNNIKEYQISRQCRDVFLNVNEIVAKKQYQIIESQDLLLAFVITKDTGASYALGHHSITQKKIKDEINSAQIVKERYINIEKEKNDETETSFWGTSRKKKKITQFIMDNPVQFTKEISSDQYIKYMSDFIISQKVVDILEFAEEMRFQNNPSGKIDTYWMLMGITQDETNNAYQIINKLMLKYDEFYNTHHELHEVFNNRRMYSTRRFYDGRNKEDQLQKESQKNMITNKLKDPNYSLLEDISVDITEKARNNELMPVVGRKKEIQHIEIALSRKNKNNVALIGQGGVGKSAIIDGLALKIVQSEVLSLKNKRILQFNINDLISVIKSDYNHGIQRFVEEMKREKNVILFIDEIHMLGKMKGLTDILKPIMARGDFRIIGATTPKEWSQFLSQDTALVRRFEKIFVKEPSIEDAITIVNSTAPSYENFHRVNYDFKAIEAAVKAGKRFFPKDQLPDIAFTILDNAAAIIRIENDENIPIVTRYENEMNKLKKKLYEIKKMEFNEVEELKIREQIHQLEVEYTQDNVNNQKNEYKLTVTPKYVKKAIEQKLDREIDQDNLIQAIDISESKIENLKKLKNALSSQIIGQDEAIELISNAIIRKKLGFKQPDSPIGVFMLLGTSGVGKTETAKILNKELYKDEQNIIRFDMSEYQKEHEVSKLIGPPPGYVGFGQSNDLVKTVIEHPSAVILFDEIEKAHPKIFDILLQVFDDGRLTNSADETADFSECIIFLTSNIGASDIRNKKVVGLNQQYKDETDFSTVNENVREALTKNFRPEFLNRIDEFITFKPLKQQDIFKITQLLIDKEIELIEELGYKIIFSESAVSYIAKSCFDPKNGARPIKRGISKLLEDRLSELIINGDLKPGNIINVSSENNQLLITYQ
- a CDS encoding GNAT family protein; translated protein: MIKFEYFEEKDFDLLINWINSPELLVKWAGTDFNYPLDEEQLKEYIKDTNKENSSKIIYKVIIEENNSKKIIGHIALNNIDFKNCSATLSKVLVGDPQMRGQGLGPKIIKKLLKKAFEDLGLHRIELGVFAFNKSAIKSYKKIGFIKEGEKRDFRKLNGEYYNLWQMSMLESEWS
- the copZ gene encoding copper chaperone CopZ, with translation MTNEVINVEGMSCDHCKHSIEKALNGLDGVTSSEVSLANGNVEVEFDENQVAFNDFKEAIEDQGYDVIK
- a CDS encoding heavy metal translocating P-type ATPase, with amino-acid sequence MSENIKKTSLGITGMTCAACSNKVEKNLNKLDEVNANVNPSTEKATIEYNPNVTSLEDIANTIQKTGYGVLTEKVDLDVMGMTCAACSNKIEKVLNRISGVNKATVNLTTESATVEYNPDMTSVDEFQQRIKNLGYEAQPKKEASEKSSQKEKQLKRQLIKLVVSAVLAAPLLMTMFVHLFGIQIPHIFMNPWFQFVLATPVQFVIGWQFYVGAYKNLRNGSANMDVLVALGTSAAFFYSIYESIKWLINTNYEPHLYFETSAVLITLILFGKYLEARAKTQTTNALSKLLNLQAKEARILRNGEETMVPLSEVKEGDYLVIKPGEKIPVDGKIIKGMTSIDESMLTGESIPVEKMQNDNVIGSTMNKNGAITVEATKVGKDTALASIVKVVEEAQGSKAPIQRLADIISGYFVPIVVGIAIFTFIIWISLVQPGQFEPALVAAIAVLVIACPCALGLATPTSIMVGTGKAAENGILFKGGEHIEGTHAINTVVLDKTGTITNGTPEVTDFSGDDQTLQLLASAEKGSEHPLAEAIVSYAKEKSLEFLEVDHFEAIPGRGINATIDGKELFVGNRKLMSEKGIQTNEAETNLAQFEKEGKTAMLISVDNELRGVVAVADTVKDTAQQAIQKLHELGIEVAMLTGDNKRTAQAIAKQVGIDTIIAEVLPEEKASKVAEIQSEGKKVAMVGDGVNDAPALVKADIGIAIGTGTEVAIEAADITILGGDLLLIPKAIKASKSTIRNIRQNLFWAFGYNVAGIPIAAIGLLAPWVAGAAMALSSVSVVTNALRLKRMKL
- a CDS encoding metal-sensing transcriptional repressor — translated: MNTTTVKNNDALLNRLKRLEGQMRGLQSMIAEDRYCIDVLVQITAIQSALKQVGFIVTEDHISNCVSEGIKNGNGEESIKELMVVLKQFSK
- a CDS encoding glutaredoxin family protein yields the protein MDKNIQLELYTRPTCSDCQESKRYLNSQEISYSHKDVSQNLDLEEEMKKISGNRIVPLFVFYKKIFWGKKKLFKYYVGFENNKKDILNILE
- a CDS encoding cation diffusion facilitator family transporter, with protein sequence MENDHNHNHTHGANKKTLLISFIIITSYMIVEGLGGFFTNSLALISDAGHMLSDSISLGIALIAFTLGAKQANTNKTFGYKRFEILAAVLNGITLMLIAIYIFYEAIERFKNPPEVASTGMLIIALVGLFINIIVAWIMLRGSDVEENLNMRGAYLHVISDMLGSIGAVIAALLIIFFRWGWADPLASVIVAILVLRSGFYVTKSSLHVLMEGAPSNINTKDIIKTIKKFKEVKNIHDFHVWSVTSGLNALSCHIVVEDTMTITENEFLLKRIEHELNHQNIQHVTIQTETSNNNHSEKLFCIVKEEDSQHHH
- a CDS encoding RepB family plasmid replication initiator protein, whose protein sequence is MTGETVVYRNEMNLVPLRKFTSTEVDLFFTLCNKLKEQDTRKLEIPFDELKHLSNYYSRSQARFIKDLEHVYDKMLHLTYTERNEQSFEKFVLFTSYKVDIKKQYLSISVNNDLKHILNSITADFTKFELQEMTQLKSTYAKNMFRLLKQYKHTGYFKIQINDFRERLDIPKSYRMSEIDKYVFKPIIKELGFLFKNLNINKIKAKKGRKIEWLEFSFEPEKRIHSKRQSNMISTGKPKQYISREMTPQWLKNNTYEPTTSKTSAYTEEERQAFLQKMKK
- a CDS encoding IS6-like element IS257 family transposase, encoding MNYFRYKQFNKDVITVAVGYYLRYALSYRDISEILRERGVNVHHSTVYRWVQEYAPILYQIWKKKHKKAYYKWRIDETYIKIKGKWSYLYRAIDAEGHTLDIWLRKQRDNHSAYAFIKRLIKQFGKPQKVITDQAPSTKVAMAKVIKAFKLKPDCHRTSKYLNNLIEQDHRHIKVRKTKYQSINTAKNTLKGIECIYALYKKNRRSLQIYGFSPCHEISIMLAS